A portion of the Chromobacterium sp. IIBBL 290-4 genome contains these proteins:
- the infA gene encoding translation initiation factor IF-1 codes for MAKEDTIQMQGEILENLPSATFKIKLENGHVVLGHISGKMRMHYIRILPGDKVTVELTPYDLSRARIVFRAK; via the coding sequence ATGGCTAAGGAAGACACTATCCAGATGCAAGGCGAGATCCTTGAAAACTTGCCCAGCGCAACTTTCAAGATCAAGCTCGAAAATGGACACGTGGTACTCGGGCATATCTCTGGAAAGATGCGGATGCACTACATCCGCATCCTGCCAGGCGACAAGGTGACTGTGGAGTTGACTCCATACGATCTGTCCCGTGCCCGCATTGTGTTCCGTGCGAAGTAA
- a CDS encoding MOSC domain-containing protein, with protein MQLRQMFVHPMKSARGIAFERAFAGSLGLLHDREWLLATPDGQQITARAYPQLVRVQIDLIPGGILLRYPDKAPIFAMTTVYTRPHFAQVWKDGFDACHGDERVDTWFQSLLGIDCRLLWLGAQSQRAFKGGPDKMSFADGYPYLLVNQTSLDDLNRQLAKPVSLRHFRPNLVVNADYPWVEDEWQVIRIGEVEFDVMKPCTRCVLTTVDPDTGVKDADGEPLRTLVRTRRLEEGVCFGMNLRARNQGILELGAPVEVLQERYAF; from the coding sequence ATGCAACTGCGGCAAATGTTTGTCCACCCCATGAAATCGGCGCGCGGCATCGCTTTCGAGCGCGCCTTCGCCGGCTCTTTAGGATTGCTGCATGACCGGGAATGGCTGCTGGCCACCCCCGACGGCCAGCAAATCACCGCGCGCGCCTACCCGCAGCTGGTGCGCGTGCAGATCGACCTCATCCCCGGCGGCATTCTGCTGCGCTATCCCGACAAAGCGCCGATTTTCGCCATGACCACGGTCTATACCCGTCCGCACTTCGCCCAAGTCTGGAAGGACGGCTTTGACGCCTGTCATGGCGACGAGCGCGTCGACACCTGGTTCCAGAGCCTGCTGGGCATAGACTGCCGGCTGCTGTGGCTGGGCGCGCAATCTCAACGCGCCTTCAAGGGGGGCCCGGACAAGATGAGCTTCGCCGATGGTTATCCCTATCTGCTGGTCAATCAAACCTCGCTGGACGACCTGAACCGCCAGTTGGCCAAGCCCGTCAGCTTGCGCCACTTCCGCCCCAATCTGGTGGTCAATGCAGACTACCCCTGGGTAGAAGACGAATGGCAAGTCATCCGCATCGGCGAGGTGGAGTTCGATGTGATGAAGCCCTGCACCCGCTGCGTGCTGACGACCGTGGACCCGGATACCGGCGTCAAGGATGCCGACGGAGAGCCGCTGCGCACCCTGGTCCGCACCCGCAGACTGGAAGAGGGCGTCTGCTTCGGCATGAATCTGCGCGCGCGCAACCAAGGCATTCTGGAGCTTGGCGCGCCGGTCGAGGTGCTGCAGGAACGTTACGCCTTCTAG
- the rplQ gene encoding 50S ribosomal protein L17, with translation MRHRYSNRKLNRTTSHRLAMLRNMANSLLKHEAIVTTLPKAKELRRVAEPLITLGKKPSLANRRLAFDRTRDRDIVVKLFDVLGARYATRNGGYVRILKYGFRKGDNAPMALVELVDRPEESVAVEDNSAE, from the coding sequence ATGCGTCATCGTTACAGTAATCGTAAACTGAACCGCACGACCAGCCATCGTCTGGCGATGCTGCGCAACATGGCCAACTCGCTGCTGAAGCACGAAGCAATCGTGACCACGCTGCCGAAGGCCAAGGAACTGCGTCGTGTGGCCGAGCCGCTCATCACGCTCGGCAAAAAGCCGTCTCTCGCCAACCGTCGTCTGGCGTTCGACCGCACCCGTGACCGCGATATCGTGGTTAAACTCTTCGACGTGCTCGGCGCGCGCTACGCTACCCGCAACGGCGGCTACGTGCGTATCCTGAAGTACGGTTTCCGCAAGGGCGACAACGCCCCGATGGCTCTGGTAGAGCTGGTGGACCGTCCGGAAGAATCCGTTGCCGTAGAAGACAACTCCGCCGAGTAA
- the rpsM gene encoding 30S ribosomal protein S13 has product MARIAGVNIPNHAHAVIGLQAIFGIGQTRAQQICAAAGVNPSTKVKDLSEAEMETLRDAVAKFTVEGDLRREITMSIKRLMDMGCYRGFRHRRGLPCRGQRTRTNARTRKGPRKAIAGKK; this is encoded by the coding sequence ATGGCCCGTATTGCAGGGGTAAATATCCCCAATCATGCGCATGCCGTTATCGGCCTGCAGGCAATTTTCGGCATCGGTCAGACTCGCGCCCAGCAAATTTGTGCTGCTGCTGGCGTGAATCCCTCCACCAAGGTGAAGGATCTGTCTGAAGCTGAAATGGAAACTCTGCGTGATGCAGTGGCGAAGTTCACCGTTGAAGGTGACCTGCGTCGCGAAATCACCATGAGCATCAAGCGTCTGATGGACATGGGCTGCTATCGCGGCTTCCGCCATCGTCGCGGCTTGCCGTGCCGCGGTCAACGCACTCGCACCAATGCCCGTACCCGCAAGGGTCCGCGCAAGGCGATTGCCGGCAAGAAGTAA
- the rpoA gene encoding DNA-directed RNA polymerase subunit alpha: MQNSASEFLKPRLIDVQPVSATHARVSMEPFERGYAHTLGNSLRRILLSSMPGYAPTEVTIAGVLHEYSALDGVREDVVDILLNLKGVVLKLHGRDSVVLTLKKEGEGAVLASDIELPHDVEVINPEHVICHISAGGKIDMEVKVEKGRGYQPVSSRISHDDNRSIGTIQLDASFSPVRRVSFAVESARVEQRTDLDRLVLDIETNGILEPEQAVRNAARILMDQLSIFADLQGTAVEEVVEKAPPIDPILLRPVDDLELTVRSANCLKAENIYYIGDLIQRTETELLKTPNLGRKSLNEIKEVLASKGLTLGMKLENWPPAGLEKP, encoded by the coding sequence ATGCAAAACAGCGCTTCGGAATTTCTGAAACCTCGTCTGATCGATGTTCAGCCGGTATCCGCTACTCACGCTCGCGTGTCGATGGAACCGTTCGAGCGCGGCTACGCCCACACGCTGGGCAATTCGCTGCGCCGCATCCTGCTGTCGTCGATGCCGGGCTATGCTCCGACCGAAGTGACTATCGCTGGCGTTTTGCATGAGTATTCCGCGCTTGATGGCGTGAGAGAGGATGTCGTAGACATTCTCCTCAACCTCAAGGGCGTAGTGCTTAAGCTGCATGGTCGCGACAGTGTCGTGCTGACCTTGAAAAAGGAAGGCGAGGGCGCTGTCTTGGCTAGCGATATCGAACTGCCGCATGACGTGGAAGTGATCAATCCGGAACACGTGATTTGTCACATCTCCGCCGGCGGCAAGATCGACATGGAGGTCAAGGTGGAGAAGGGCCGCGGCTATCAGCCGGTGTCCTCCCGCATCAGCCATGACGACAACCGTTCCATCGGTACCATCCAACTGGACGCTTCCTTCTCGCCGGTTCGCCGCGTGAGCTTCGCTGTGGAAAGCGCCCGTGTGGAACAGCGTACCGACCTGGATCGCCTGGTTCTCGACATCGAGACCAACGGCATCCTGGAGCCGGAGCAGGCTGTGCGCAACGCAGCCCGCATCCTGATGGATCAGCTGTCGATCTTCGCTGACCTCCAAGGCACAGCGGTTGAAGAAGTCGTTGAAAAGGCGCCGCCGATCGATCCGATCCTGCTGCGTCCGGTAGACGATCTTGAACTGACGGTCCGTTCGGCCAACTGCCTGAAAGCAGAGAACATTTATTACATCGGCGATCTGATCCAGCGCACCGAAACCGAGCTTCTGAAGACTCCGAACCTCGGCCGCAAGTCGCTGAACGAGATCAAAGAAGTTCTCGCTTCCAAGGGCCTGACTCTCGGCATGAAGCTCGAGAACTGGCCTCCGGCTGGTCTGGAAAAGCCGTAA
- a CDS encoding glutaminase: protein MDLQALIKDIRQDILPFYDQGRVADYIPALASVPPHQFGWAIHTLDGQSHACGDADTPFSIQSISKAFMLAMTLQADGEALWRHVGKEPSGNPFNSLVQLEYEHGIPRNPFINAGALAVTDRAIRHFSDAHARLLSWLRLETGNAALSANEAIAASERAHGDRNAALAHFMKSYGNIEHEVGNVLDQYFHNCSIELSCRELARAGLFLANHGVSPLTGQRYLSRSQAKQVNAVMLTCGTYDAAGEFAYRVGLPVKSGVGGGLLAVIPGKMSLAVWSPQLDSRGNSVLGLEALDRFTTRTGLSIF, encoded by the coding sequence ATGGATTTGCAAGCCCTCATTAAAGATATCCGGCAAGACATCTTGCCTTTCTATGACCAAGGCCGCGTGGCCGACTACATTCCCGCGCTCGCCTCGGTCCCGCCCCATCAGTTCGGCTGGGCCATCCACACGCTGGATGGCCAGAGCCATGCCTGCGGCGACGCCGACACGCCCTTTTCCATCCAGAGCATCAGCAAGGCCTTCATGCTGGCGATGACCTTGCAGGCGGATGGCGAAGCATTGTGGCGCCACGTCGGCAAGGAGCCCTCCGGCAATCCCTTCAACTCGCTGGTGCAGCTGGAGTACGAGCACGGCATCCCCCGCAACCCCTTCATCAACGCCGGCGCACTGGCGGTAACCGACCGCGCCATCCGCCACTTCAGCGACGCGCATGCCCGATTGCTTTCCTGGCTACGTCTCGAAACCGGCAATGCCGCGTTATCGGCCAATGAGGCCATCGCGGCTTCGGAACGCGCGCATGGCGATCGCAACGCGGCCCTGGCGCACTTCATGAAAAGCTACGGCAATATCGAACATGAAGTCGGCAACGTGCTGGACCAGTATTTTCACAATTGCAGCATAGAACTGAGCTGCCGGGAGCTGGCTCGCGCCGGGCTATTCTTGGCCAATCACGGCGTTTCGCCGTTGACAGGTCAACGATACCTCAGCCGCAGCCAGGCCAAACAGGTGAACGCGGTCATGTTGACCTGCGGCACTTACGACGCGGCAGGCGAGTTCGCCTATCGGGTGGGCTTGCCGGTGAAGAGCGGCGTGGGAGGGGGCTTGCTGGCCGTGATACCCGGCAAGATGAGCCTGGCGGTCTGGAGTCCGCAGCTGGACAGCCGCGGCAATTCGGTGCTTGGGCTGGAGGCTTTGGACCGCTTTACCACCCGCACCGGACTATCGATATTCTAA
- the rpmJ gene encoding 50S ribosomal protein L36, which produces MRVQPSVKKICRNCKIIRRNRVVRVICTDPRHKQKQG; this is translated from the coding sequence ATGCGAGTACAGCCTTCTGTAAAGAAGATTTGCCGCAATTGCAAAATCATCCGTCGCAATCGCGTAGTACGCGTGATCTGCACGGACCCGCGTCACAAGCAAAAACAAGGCTAA
- the lnt gene encoding apolipoprotein N-acyltransferase, translating to MRLLILLLAAALAGALTLFSFAPYRMFWLMPLCLAALAELAQREPKRAFWLGYVWGVAAYVSNFHWIYASLHDVAGLPAWIAAPLVLLLPVYLGLYPGLAAWLACRAHPSPWVRWLIAFPAAWELGEWLRSWVLTGFPWAAAGYSQITESPLAGYAPLGGIHLVSFLTALAAGALTMLARAKMRGRLAILIGAAVLLGSGAWLRDVEWTTPIGKPLTVALAQGNIAQDLKWSPENLENSLLTYYRQVALTRADLMILPETALPLFLDDLPSGYLTMLRGEAKRANMSVASGIPRRTPDGRGYLNAVTTLTDPKMPYYAKDHLVPFGEFVPLPGLIGWIYQHMNMPLSGFSHGGANQEPLTLAGQKVAFNVCYEDSFGEELIDPASRANILANVSNLAWFGKSEAMSQHLQLSQARALETGRYVLRATNTGMTAIIRPDGEIAAVAAPFTVQVLTGFAESRQGLTPYMRVGNLPTVLACGALLLLALLLGWRHRGRH from the coding sequence ATGCGACTCCTGATCCTGCTGCTTGCCGCCGCGCTGGCCGGCGCGCTGACCCTGTTTTCCTTCGCCCCCTACCGGATGTTCTGGCTGATGCCCCTGTGCCTGGCTGCGCTGGCTGAACTGGCGCAGCGCGAGCCCAAGCGCGCCTTCTGGCTGGGTTATGTCTGGGGCGTGGCCGCCTATGTCAGCAATTTCCACTGGATTTACGCCAGCCTGCATGATGTCGCCGGCTTGCCGGCCTGGATCGCCGCGCCGCTGGTGCTTTTATTGCCGGTCTATCTGGGCCTGTATCCTGGCCTGGCCGCCTGGCTGGCCTGCCGCGCCCACCCCAGTCCATGGGTGCGCTGGCTGATCGCCTTTCCGGCCGCCTGGGAATTGGGCGAATGGCTGCGCAGCTGGGTATTGACCGGCTTTCCCTGGGCCGCCGCCGGCTACTCGCAAATCACCGAAAGCCCGCTGGCCGGCTATGCGCCGCTGGGCGGCATCCATCTAGTGAGCTTCCTCACCGCGCTTGCCGCCGGCGCGCTGACCATGCTGGCGCGCGCCAAGATGCGCGGCCGGCTGGCCATTCTGATCGGCGCGGCCGTGCTGCTGGGCAGCGGCGCTTGGCTGCGCGATGTGGAGTGGACCACGCCAATCGGCAAACCCCTCACCGTAGCCCTGGCTCAAGGCAATATCGCTCAGGACTTGAAGTGGTCGCCGGAGAATCTGGAAAACTCGCTGCTCACTTATTATCGCCAGGTGGCGCTGACCCGCGCCGATCTGATGATCCTGCCGGAAACCGCCCTGCCGCTGTTCCTCGACGATCTGCCTTCCGGTTATCTGACCATGCTGCGCGGCGAAGCCAAGCGCGCCAATATGTCGGTGGCCAGCGGCATTCCGCGCCGCACGCCGGATGGCCGCGGCTACCTGAACGCGGTGACCACGCTGACCGACCCCAAGATGCCGTATTACGCCAAGGACCACCTGGTGCCCTTCGGCGAATTCGTGCCGCTGCCGGGATTGATAGGCTGGATCTACCAGCACATGAATATGCCGCTGTCCGGCTTCAGCCATGGCGGCGCCAATCAGGAGCCGCTGACGCTGGCCGGCCAGAAAGTGGCGTTCAACGTCTGCTATGAAGACAGCTTCGGCGAAGAGCTGATCGACCCGGCCTCGCGCGCCAACATCCTGGCCAATGTCAGCAATCTGGCCTGGTTCGGCAAGAGCGAGGCGATGAGCCAGCACCTGCAGCTGTCGCAGGCGCGGGCGCTGGAAACCGGCCGTTACGTGCTGCGCGCCACCAATACCGGCATGACCGCCATCATTCGGCCGGACGGGGAAATCGCCGCCGTCGCCGCGCCGTTCACCGTGCAGGTGCTGACCGGCTTCGCCGAAAGCCGCCAGGGGCTGACGCCTTATATGCGGGTGGGCAATCTGCCGACGGTGCTGGCCTGCGGCGCGCTGCTGCTGCTGGCCCTGCTGCTGGGCTGGCGCCACCGCGGCCGCCACTAA
- a CDS encoding methyl-accepting chemotaxis protein, whose protein sequence is MRLFGLMVLVVIVVCLLGLASVIQQRHSMMQDRQDKVRNLVESAVSVVSTYEKLVASGKLPEAEAKRVVSKVLSSMRYDQREYFFAYDADWNYVAHGAKPELIGKNLAGVKDPNGVELKTLFQTAISSPGGGGFGEYVWNKPGFSQPQPKMSYITTTPGWHWIVGSGIYLDDVDAAFRQQLLWLGGELIVALAVLLALGGMVLNSVLRQLGGDPGDTVMVVKRIASGELSERVAIKSGDQSSLMAAVSGMQQELQRLVRDIIDHANQLSQMSGEVTGEAAAVGRGSETQSEAATAMAASIEQLTVSVNHIADRSEDARDLAKESGKLSNAGGAVIAEAVDEMRRINEAVDETSGIITSLADKTQTISSIMQVIRDIADQTNLLALNAAIEAARAGEMGRGFAVVADEVRKLSERTAQATQEIAGMIQDVQKGAEHSRNSMAEAVDRVKAGLGLAEKAGEEIARIKTSADGVIGVVGDISFALQEQSVASQTIAQHVEQIAHSATSNAEASKSASRAVHDMDQLAGRLRQLVARFRV, encoded by the coding sequence ATGCGTCTGTTTGGATTGATGGTGCTGGTGGTCATCGTGGTTTGCCTATTGGGCTTGGCCAGCGTGATCCAGCAACGGCATTCGATGATGCAGGACAGGCAGGATAAAGTCAGAAATCTGGTGGAAAGCGCGGTGTCTGTCGTTTCCACCTATGAAAAATTGGTGGCCAGCGGCAAGCTGCCCGAGGCCGAGGCCAAGCGTGTGGTGTCCAAGGTGCTCAGCTCCATGCGCTACGACCAGCGCGAATACTTTTTCGCTTACGACGCCGATTGGAACTATGTTGCGCACGGCGCGAAGCCGGAACTGATAGGCAAGAACCTGGCGGGGGTCAAGGATCCGAACGGCGTGGAACTCAAAACGCTGTTCCAGACGGCGATTTCTTCGCCTGGGGGCGGCGGTTTCGGCGAGTATGTCTGGAACAAACCCGGCTTCTCCCAGCCGCAGCCCAAGATGTCCTATATCACCACGACGCCTGGCTGGCACTGGATAGTCGGCTCGGGCATTTATCTGGATGATGTCGACGCCGCATTCCGGCAGCAGCTGTTATGGCTGGGTGGCGAGTTGATTGTCGCGCTGGCGGTGCTGCTGGCCTTGGGCGGCATGGTGCTGAACTCGGTGCTGCGGCAACTGGGCGGCGATCCTGGCGATACGGTGATGGTGGTGAAGCGTATCGCCTCTGGAGAATTGTCGGAGCGGGTGGCCATCAAGTCCGGCGACCAGAGCAGCCTGATGGCGGCGGTGAGCGGCATGCAGCAGGAGCTGCAGCGCTTGGTGCGGGACATCATCGATCATGCCAATCAGCTGTCGCAGATGAGCGGCGAGGTGACCGGCGAAGCGGCGGCGGTGGGGCGCGGCTCGGAAACGCAAAGCGAGGCCGCCACCGCGATGGCGGCGTCTATCGAACAACTTACCGTCAGCGTCAACCATATCGCCGACCGTTCTGAAGACGCGCGCGATCTGGCCAAGGAATCCGGCAAACTGTCCAATGCCGGCGGCGCGGTGATCGCCGAGGCGGTGGACGAAATGCGCCGCATCAACGAGGCGGTGGATGAAACGTCAGGCATCATCACCAGCCTGGCCGACAAGACCCAGACCATCTCCAGCATCATGCAGGTGATCCGCGATATCGCCGATCAGACCAATCTGCTGGCGCTCAACGCGGCCATCGAGGCGGCGCGGGCCGGCGAAATGGGCCGCGGCTTCGCCGTGGTGGCGGATGAGGTGCGCAAGCTGTCCGAACGCACCGCGCAGGCGACGCAGGAGATCGCCGGCATGATCCAGGATGTGCAAAAAGGCGCGGAGCATTCCCGCAACAGCATGGCCGAAGCGGTGGATAGGGTGAAAGCGGGCCTGGGCCTGGCGGAGAAGGCGGGCGAGGAGATCGCCCGCATCAAGACCAGCGCCGACGGCGTGATCGGCGTGGTGGGCGACATCTCCTTCGCCCTGCAGGAGCAGAGCGTGGCCAGCCAGACCATCGCCCAGCATGTGGAGCAGATCGCCCACAGCGCCACCAGCAATGCCGAGGCCTCTAAATCGGCCTCGCGGGCGGTGCATGATATGGACCAGCTGGCAGGCCGGCTGCGGCAGCTGGTCGCCCGCTTCCGCGTTTAG
- the rpsK gene encoding 30S ribosomal protein S11 yields the protein MAKANTAVRVRKKVRKSVSEGIVHVHASFNNTIITITDRQGNALSWATSGGAGFKGSRKSTPFAAQVAAEHAGKVAQEYGVKNLEVRIKGPGPGRESAVRALNSLGFKITSISDVTPVPHNGCRPPKKRRI from the coding sequence ATGGCTAAAGCAAACACAGCTGTCCGTGTACGTAAAAAAGTGCGCAAGTCTGTTAGCGAAGGTATCGTGCACGTTCACGCTTCGTTCAACAACACCATCATCACTATCACCGACCGTCAAGGAAATGCACTGTCTTGGGCTACCTCTGGCGGCGCTGGTTTTAAGGGCTCGCGCAAGAGTACACCCTTTGCCGCTCAGGTAGCCGCAGAGCACGCTGGTAAAGTTGCCCAAGAATACGGTGTGAAGAACCTCGAAGTTCGTATCAAAGGCCCGGGCCCGGGTCGTGAATCCGCTGTTCGAGCACTCAACTCGCTGGGCTTCAAGATCACCAGCATCTCCGACGTGACGCCGGTACCGCACAACGGTTGCCGTCCGCCCAAAAAACGTCGTATCTAA
- a CDS encoding methyl-accepting chemotaxis protein: MRSLRVKLIAFIAFLLVVLGIVITILVYGQMRNEIIRGVENELDGTSKGYAGQIAGWYKSKVGVVIAANSLVAEQDPRQTLAKLSQAGGFDMTYIGTAQHVMIRSDMKPQPQGYDPVARPWYQQAAAAGQPGVSDPYVDFDTKKLVVTFVSPVKDGTGLKAVVGGDIFIDDLVKTVLSVKLRGNGYAFLVDKTGKVIAHPDASLTLKPLSEKVPELTGDRLTQLANGNDMADIQIGGEDKLVEVQPVEGTNWLVGVVTDSSVVSGPLRTLLMTVVGLGALCVVILVPVASVMLSKMLAGLGRLRGAMLEISQGEGDLTRRIQVTGQDEIAETATAFNRFIDQLQKMFIAVKEEAERVTGGVESVSHIVDKVAHDSRQISDVSSSNAATLEEITVSISHIADAAREADSLVNHTGQVSSESASGMMQISSEMNSTVDAVKGLSGMLSSLDQRSQQISGITNVIKDIADQTNLLALNAAIEAARAGEMGRGFAVVADEVRKLAERTGQATVEISGMVSTIREETSQAVSNMQRTVNSVDGGVELTQGAVERIEKIQNAMQEVMAKMNEITLSTSEQHKATTLIAQSTEQINGRIVDSDDALQSVRDTLSDLSHSASNMRQLFSSFHV; encoded by the coding sequence ATGCGTTCTTTGCGAGTCAAGCTGATTGCTTTTATCGCCTTTTTGCTCGTGGTATTGGGCATTGTGATCACGATTCTGGTATACGGCCAGATGCGGAATGAAATCATCCGCGGCGTGGAAAACGAGTTGGATGGCACATCCAAGGGCTATGCGGGCCAGATCGCCGGCTGGTACAAGAGCAAGGTCGGCGTGGTCATCGCGGCCAACTCTTTGGTCGCCGAGCAGGATCCCCGCCAGACCCTGGCCAAGCTGAGCCAGGCCGGCGGTTTCGACATGACCTATATCGGCACCGCCCAGCATGTGATGATACGCTCGGACATGAAGCCGCAGCCGCAGGGCTATGACCCGGTGGCGCGCCCCTGGTATCAACAGGCGGCCGCGGCGGGCCAGCCTGGCGTATCCGATCCTTATGTCGATTTCGACACCAAGAAGCTGGTGGTGACCTTCGTGTCGCCGGTCAAGGATGGCACTGGTTTGAAGGCCGTGGTCGGCGGCGATATTTTCATCGACGACCTGGTCAAAACGGTGTTGTCGGTCAAGCTGCGCGGCAACGGCTACGCTTTCCTGGTGGACAAGACCGGCAAAGTCATCGCTCACCCGGATGCCAGCCTGACGCTGAAGCCGCTGAGCGAAAAAGTGCCTGAGCTGACTGGCGATCGCTTGACGCAGCTGGCGAATGGCAATGATATGGCGGATATCCAGATCGGCGGCGAAGACAAGCTGGTGGAGGTGCAGCCTGTGGAAGGCACCAACTGGCTGGTGGGCGTGGTGACGGACTCCTCGGTGGTATCCGGCCCCTTGCGCACCCTGCTGATGACCGTGGTCGGTCTGGGCGCCTTGTGCGTAGTGATCCTGGTGCCGGTCGCCAGCGTGATGCTGAGCAAGATGCTGGCGGGGCTGGGCCGCCTGCGCGGCGCGATGCTGGAAATCTCGCAAGGCGAGGGCGATTTGACCCGCCGCATTCAGGTAACCGGCCAGGACGAAATCGCCGAAACCGCCACCGCCTTCAACCGCTTCATCGATCAACTGCAGAAAATGTTCATCGCCGTGAAGGAAGAAGCCGAGCGAGTGACCGGCGGGGTGGAGAGCGTTTCGCATATCGTGGATAAAGTGGCGCACGATTCGCGCCAGATCTCCGACGTGTCCAGCTCCAACGCGGCCACGCTGGAAGAAATCACGGTCAGCATCTCCCACATCGCCGATGCGGCGCGGGAAGCCGACTCGCTGGTCAACCATACCGGCCAGGTGTCGAGCGAGAGCGCCAGCGGCATGATGCAGATCTCCAGCGAGATGAATAGCACGGTGGACGCGGTGAAGGGCTTGTCGGGCATGCTGTCTTCGCTGGATCAGCGCTCGCAGCAAATCAGCGGCATCACCAATGTGATCAAGGACATCGCCGATCAAACCAATCTGCTGGCGCTTAACGCCGCCATCGAAGCGGCGCGCGCCGGCGAAATGGGCCGCGGTTTCGCGGTGGTGGCGGACGAGGTGCGCAAGCTGGCGGAGCGCACCGGCCAGGCCACGGTGGAAATCTCCGGCATGGTCAGCACCATACGCGAGGAAACCAGCCAGGCGGTCAGCAATATGCAGCGCACCGTCAACTCGGTGGATGGCGGCGTGGAGTTGACGCAGGGCGCGGTGGAGCGGATCGAGAAAATCCAGAACGCCATGCAGGAAGTGATGGCCAAGATGAACGAGATCACGCTGTCCACCAGCGAGCAGCATAAGGCGACTACCTTGATCGCGCAGAGCACCGAGCAGATCAACGGCCGCATCGTCGACAGCGACGACGCATTGCAGAGCGTGCGCGATACGCTGTCGGATTTGTCCCATTCCGCCAGCAATATGCGGCAGCTGTTTTCCAGCTTCCATGTTTAA
- the rpsD gene encoding 30S ribosomal protein S4, which produces MARYIGPKCKLARREGTDLFLKSARRALDSKCKLDAAPGQHGARRGRLSDYGVQLREKQKIRRIYGVLERQFRNYFAEAVRRKGSTGENLLKLLESRLDNVVYRMGFGSTRAEARQLVSHKAIVVNGQVVNIPSFQVKAGDVVSVREKAKKQARIVEGLALAEQGGFPSWVSVDAKKMEGTFKSAPERSELSSDINEQLVVEFYSK; this is translated from the coding sequence ATGGCACGTTATATTGGCCCGAAGTGTAAGCTCGCTCGTCGTGAAGGCACCGACCTTTTCCTGAAGAGCGCGCGTCGCGCACTGGATTCCAAATGCAAACTGGATGCTGCCCCTGGCCAGCACGGCGCCCGTCGCGGCCGTCTGTCCGACTACGGCGTTCAGCTGCGTGAAAAGCAAAAAATCCGCCGTATCTACGGCGTACTCGAGCGTCAGTTCCGCAACTACTTTGCGGAAGCTGTTCGCCGCAAGGGCTCCACGGGTGAAAACCTGCTGAAGCTGCTTGAGTCCCGCCTGGACAACGTTGTATATCGCATGGGCTTTGGCTCCACTCGCGCCGAAGCGCGCCAGCTGGTTAGCCACAAGGCTATCGTTGTGAACGGCCAGGTTGTGAACATTCCGTCCTTCCAGGTTAAAGCTGGTGACGTAGTGTCCGTCCGCGAAAAGGCTAAGAAGCAGGCTCGCATCGTCGAAGGTCTGGCTCTGGCTGAGCAAGGTGGTTTCCCGTCTTGGGTGTCGGTTGACGCCAAGAAAATGGAAGGCACTTTCAAATCCGCTCCGGAACGTTCCGAACTGTCTAGCGATATCAACGAACAACTCGTTGTGGAATTCTACTCCAAGTAA